In Lacrimispora indolis DSM 755, a genomic segment contains:
- the pth gene encoding aminoacyl-tRNA hydrolase, translated as MYIIAGLGNPTREYEKTRHNVGFETVDVLADKLGARVTEKKHRAYYGTGRIGPEKVILSKPQTFMNLSGESIRAMADFYKVEPDHIIIICDDINLGEGQLRIRTKGSAGGHNGLKNIISHLGTQEFPRVRVGVGEKPKEMDLADYVLGRFPKEQQEVMAQAYKDAAEAAIMMVTDGAEAAMNYFNRKK; from the coding sequence ATGTATATCATCGCAGGATTGGGAAACCCCACAAGGGAATATGAAAAAACCAGACACAATGTGGGCTTTGAGACCGTGGACGTTCTGGCGGACAAACTGGGAGCCAGGGTGACGGAAAAAAAGCACAGGGCATATTATGGGACCGGAAGGATCGGGCCGGAAAAGGTGATTTTGTCAAAGCCCCAGACTTTTATGAATTTAAGCGGAGAGAGCATCCGGGCTATGGCGGATTTTTACAAGGTGGAGCCGGACCATATCATCATTATCTGCGATGATATCAACTTAGGGGAAGGCCAGCTGAGGATCCGTACAAAGGGAAGTGCCGGAGGCCATAACGGGTTAAAAAACATCATAAGCCATTTGGGAACCCAGGAATTTCCAAGGGTCCGTGTAGGAGTGGGAGAAAAGCCAAAGGAAATGGATCTGGCGGACTATGTTCTTGGCCGTTTTCCCAAAGAACAGCAGGAGGTCATGGCCCAGGCTTACAAGGACGCGGCAGAGGCTGCTATTATGATGGTCACGGACGGAGCGGAAGCAGCGATGAATTATTTTAACAGAAAGAAATAA
- the mfd gene encoding transcription-repair coupling factor, translating to MSDLFEKPLRELKDFEDLSGDLLKKAGPVMASGCMDSQKVHLMYEAAKQEGLRLVVTYDDTRAREIYEDLRFFDPDVWLYPARDLLFFSADIHGNLLTKQRMTVFRHLMEKSSGWVVTTFDGLMDHLLPLQYLKEQVLTVEGGQTIDVEKWKKRLTELGYERMGQVDGMGQFSIRGGIIDVFPLTEELPVRIELWDDEVDSIRTFDIESQRSVEQLESIRIYPATEMALTGKQIQEGIEALEKEAKKYEKDLRAQSKIEESARIRSIVSEFLEGLKVGFRQHGLDGYIHYFCQESVSFLEYFHGENTVLFLDEPERLKEKGETVEMEFRESMIHRLENGYLLPGQTGLLFSAKEMLARVQTKTTVYLTGLEQKLSGFTVKNRYSFQVKNVNTYQNGFELLIKDLTRWKKEGYRVILLSASRTRASRLAGDLREYDLRAYCPDEGGESQEVRPGEILVTFGNLHRGFEYSMIKFIVITEGDMFGVEKKKRKRKKTTYEGTKIQNFSDLSIGDYVVHEDHGLGIYRGIEKIEQDGVIKDYLKVEYADNGNLYLPATRLDGIQKYAGAEAKKPKLNRLGGDQWNRTKTRVKGAVKEIAKELVQLYAARQQTHGFQYGVDTVWQKEFEEMFPYEETEDQWDAIEATKEDMESRKIMDRLICGDVGYGKTEIALRAAFKAVQDGKQVVYLVPTTILAQQHYNTFAQRMKDFPVRVDLMSRFRTPGQMKKTLEDLKRGMVDIVIGTHRVLSKDVQFKDLGLLIIDEEQRFGVAHKEKIKQLKENVDVLTLTATPIPRTLHMSLVGIRDMSVLEEPPVDRMPIQTYVMEYNDEMVREAIHRELSRGGQVYYVYNRVSNIDEVANHIAGLVPEAAVTFAHGQMHEHELERIMFDFVNGEIDVLVCTTIIETGLDIPNANTMIIQDADHMGLSQLYQLRGRVGRSSRTAYAFLMYKRDKLLKEEAEKRLQAIREFTELGSGIKIAMRDLEIRGAGNVLGAEQHGHMEAVGYDLYCKLLNQAVLELKGQRKEEESYETVVDCDIDAYIPTSYIKNEYQKLDIYKRISGIENEEEYMDMQDELMDRFGDIPRPVDNLLKVASLKALAHSAYVTEVNINRQEIRLTMYKNAKLKVEGIPGMIDQYKGDLKFQMGEEPRFSYLDRKKNQSTDAMISQAEVILKQMQELSEKNEKI from the coding sequence ATGAGTGATCTATTTGAAAAACCATTGAGGGAGTTAAAGGATTTTGAAGATCTTTCCGGCGATTTATTAAAAAAGGCCGGCCCTGTCATGGCAAGCGGCTGCATGGATTCCCAAAAGGTCCACCTGATGTATGAAGCGGCGAAGCAGGAAGGCTTAAGGCTGGTGGTGACCTATGACGATACAAGAGCCAGGGAAATCTATGAGGATCTGCGGTTCTTTGATCCTGATGTGTGGCTGTATCCGGCCAGGGATCTTCTGTTTTTCAGCGCGGACATCCACGGTAATTTGCTTACCAAGCAGCGCATGACCGTGTTCCGCCATTTAATGGAAAAGTCCTCCGGATGGGTGGTTACCACCTTTGACGGGCTTATGGACCATCTTCTCCCTCTTCAGTATTTAAAGGAGCAGGTGCTGACCGTGGAGGGCGGCCAGACCATTGACGTGGAAAAATGGAAAAAACGTCTTACAGAGCTGGGGTATGAGCGCATGGGCCAGGTGGATGGCATGGGCCAGTTCTCTATCAGGGGCGGAATCATTGACGTGTTCCCCTTAACCGAAGAACTGCCGGTGCGCATTGAGCTGTGGGATGATGAGGTGGACTCCATCAGGACCTTTGATATTGAGAGCCAGAGGTCCGTTGAACAGCTGGAGAGCATCCGCATCTATCCTGCCACGGAAATGGCCCTGACAGGGAAGCAGATCCAGGAAGGGATCGAAGCACTTGAAAAGGAAGCAAAAAAGTACGAAAAGGATTTAAGGGCCCAGTCAAAGATCGAAGAGTCTGCCAGGATCCGTTCCATTGTCTCCGAATTTTTAGAGGGGCTTAAAGTGGGGTTCAGACAGCATGGGCTGGACGGATATATCCATTATTTCTGCCAGGAGAGCGTGTCTTTTCTGGAGTATTTTCATGGGGAAAATACCGTATTATTCCTGGATGAGCCGGAGCGGCTTAAGGAAAAAGGGGAAACCGTGGAAATGGAGTTCCGGGAAAGCATGATACACCGCCTGGAAAACGGCTATCTTCTCCCCGGACAGACCGGGCTTCTTTTCTCAGCCAAAGAAATGCTGGCAAGGGTCCAGACGAAAACCACGGTGTATCTCACCGGCCTGGAACAGAAGCTTTCCGGCTTTACGGTAAAAAACCGTTACAGCTTCCAGGTAAAGAATGTAAATACTTATCAAAACGGGTTTGAGCTTTTAATAAAAGATCTGACCAGATGGAAAAAAGAAGGGTACCGGGTGATCCTTTTATCTGCCTCCAGGACCAGGGCCAGCCGTCTGGCAGGGGATCTAAGGGAATATGACTTACGGGCCTACTGTCCTGACGAGGGAGGAGAGAGCCAGGAGGTAAGGCCGGGGGAAATCCTGGTCACCTTTGGAAACCTCCACCGGGGCTTTGAATACTCCATGATAAAGTTTATCGTCATCACGGAAGGCGATATGTTCGGAGTAGAAAAAAAGAAGCGGAAACGGAAAAAGACCACCTATGAAGGGACCAAGATCCAGAACTTTTCCGACCTCTCCATCGGCGATTACGTGGTCCATGAGGACCATGGCCTTGGAATCTACAGAGGAATAGAAAAAATCGAGCAGGATGGGGTCATCAAGGATTATTTAAAAGTAGAGTATGCGGATAACGGAAATCTGTATCTCCCTGCCACAAGGCTTGACGGCATCCAGAAATATGCAGGCGCCGAGGCGAAAAAGCCAAAGCTGAACCGGCTGGGAGGCGACCAGTGGAACCGGACTAAGACCAGGGTAAAGGGCGCGGTCAAAGAGATTGCAAAGGAGCTGGTACAGCTCTATGCGGCCAGGCAGCAGACCCATGGATTCCAGTACGGAGTGGATACGGTCTGGCAGAAAGAATTTGAAGAGATGTTTCCTTATGAGGAAACTGAGGATCAGTGGGATGCCATAGAGGCCACCAAGGAGGATATGGAGAGCAGGAAGATCATGGACCGTCTGATCTGCGGGGACGTGGGATACGGAAAGACGGAAATCGCTTTAAGGGCCGCATTCAAAGCAGTTCAGGACGGAAAGCAGGTGGTCTACCTGGTTCCTACTACCATCCTTGCCCAGCAGCATTACAACACCTTTGCCCAGCGGATGAAGGATTTTCCCGTCCGGGTTGATTTAATGTCACGTTTCCGGACTCCGGGCCAGATGAAAAAGACTTTGGAGGATTTAAAGCGGGGCATGGTGGACATTGTAATCGGAACCCATCGGGTCCTGTCAAAGGATGTGCAGTTTAAGGATCTGGGGCTTCTCATCATTGATGAGGAACAGCGTTTCGGCGTGGCCCATAAAGAAAAAATCAAGCAGCTGAAGGAAAACGTGGATGTGCTGACCTTGACGGCAACTCCCATTCCCAGGACCCTGCACATGAGCCTGGTGGGGATCAGGGACATGAGCGTTCTGGAGGAGCCTCCTGTGGACCGTATGCCCATCCAGACCTATGTCATGGAGTACAACGATGAAATGGTGCGGGAAGCCATTCACCGGGAACTTTCCAGAGGAGGACAGGTGTATTATGTATACAACCGGGTAAGCAACATCGATGAGGTAGCAAACCACATCGCCGGTCTGGTTCCTGAAGCAGCGGTGACCTTTGCCCACGGACAGATGCATGAGCATGAACTGGAACGGATCATGTTTGACTTTGTAAACGGGGAAATCGACGTCCTGGTCTGCACCACCATCATTGAAACAGGCCTTGATATTCCCAATGCAAACACCATGATCATCCAGGATGCAGACCACATGGGCCTTTCCCAGCTGTACCAGCTGCGGGGACGGGTGGGGCGTTCCAGCCGGACTGCCTATGCATTTCTTATGTATAAGCGGGATAAGCTGCTAAAGGAAGAAGCAGAGAAACGCCTTCAGGCCATCCGGGAATTTACGGAACTGGGATCCGGGATCAAGATCGCCATGCGGGATTTAGAGATCCGGGGAGCAGGAAATGTTCTGGGTGCAGAGCAGCACGGACACATGGAAGCAGTGGGATATGACCTTTACTGTAAGCTCTTAAATCAGGCGGTTTTAGAGCTTAAAGGACAGAGGAAAGAAGAGGAAAGCTATGAGACAGTAGTGGACTGCGACATTGACGCATACATTCCCACTTCCTATATTAAGAACGAATATCAGAAGCTTGATATATACAAGCGGATTTCCGGTATTGAGAATGAAGAAGAGTATATGGATATGCAGGATGAACTCATGGACCGTTTCGGCGATATTCCAAGACCGGTTGATAATCTGTTAAAGGTAGCCAGCTTAAAAGCCCTGGCTCACAGCGCCTATGTGACCGAAGTGAACATCAACCGTCAGGAGATCCGCCTGACCATGTATAAGAATGCAAAGCTGAAGGTGGAAGGAATTCCCGGGATGATTGACCAGTATAAGGGGGATTTAAAGTTCCAGATGGGAGAAGAACCAAGGTTTTCGTATCTTGACAGAAAGAAGAACCAGTCCACCGATGCCATGATCAGCCAGGCAGAGGTGATCTTAAAACAGATGCAAGAATTGTCTGAAAAGAATGAAAAAATATAA